The segment CCGGAGCCCCGGTCTATTTGGCCGCAGTGCTGGAGTATCTGACCGCTGAGATCCTGGAGTTGGCCGGTAACGCCGCCCGGGACAATAAGAAGTCCCGCATCATCCCCCGGCACCTGCAGCTCGCTGTGCGGAACGACGAGGAGCTGAACAGGCTGCTCGGAGGGGTCACCATCGCTCAGGGGGGTGTCCTGCCCAACATCCAGGCCGTGCTACTGCCCAAGAAAACCGAGAGCCACAAACCGGCCAAGAGCAGCAAGTGAGCTTCACCCCCGAGACCAGGAGCAGAGATCCCCACATAcccaacacaaaggctcttttcagaGCCACCCACAGCATCAAAAAAGC is part of the Ascaphus truei isolate aAscTru1 chromosome 12 unlocalized genomic scaffold, aAscTru1.hap1 SUPER_12_unloc_2, whole genome shotgun sequence genome and harbors:
- the LOC142473555 gene encoding histone H2A type 1-like translates to MSGRGKQGGKTRAKAKTRSSRAGLQFPVGRVHRLLRKGNYAQRVGAGAPVYLAAVLEYLTAEILELAGNAARDNKKSRIIPRHLQLAVRNDEELNRLLGGVTIAQGGVLPNIQAVLLPKKTESHKPAKSSK